A single region of the Gracilibacillus caseinilyticus genome encodes:
- the dpaA gene encoding dipicolinic acid synthetase subunit A yields the protein MQKKKNIAIIGGDARYLPLIHALNKIDDLRIQILGFDQVEQSYTGVMQSTIDNLVTSQLDGIILPITGIDDNGFVETMFSGEKIQLTEEWFKSLPSHCKIFTGIATSKLDTYINKYNLSLETLMNRDDVAIYNSIPTAEGAIMLAIKHTDFTIHHANVFVFGFGRVGQTTASSFAGLGANVSVISKDESELARIYEKGWQAYHLAQVEDYMDDCQILINTIPAKVVDKKLLEKMNNQAIIIDLASKPGGIDFDFAKTRGIEAIHALGLPGMVAPKTAGEILANTIAKLLFAS from the coding sequence ATGCAAAAGAAAAAAAACATTGCAATTATTGGGGGCGATGCGCGATATTTGCCTTTAATTCATGCGCTTAATAAGATAGATGATCTCAGAATTCAGATTCTAGGCTTTGATCAGGTTGAACAAAGCTATACTGGTGTAATGCAATCGACAATAGATAATCTAGTAACATCACAATTAGATGGTATTATTTTGCCTATAACAGGCATAGATGACAATGGTTTTGTAGAAACGATGTTTTCTGGTGAGAAGATTCAACTGACGGAAGAATGGTTTAAATCATTACCATCCCACTGTAAAATATTCACCGGAATTGCCACTTCGAAACTCGATACCTATATTAATAAGTATAACCTTTCCCTTGAAACACTAATGAATAGAGATGACGTTGCGATCTACAACTCGATTCCAACAGCAGAAGGAGCGATCATGCTCGCTATTAAACATACCGATTTTACGATTCATCATGCCAATGTTTTTGTTTTTGGATTTGGCCGGGTAGGTCAGACAACAGCAAGCAGCTTTGCAGGACTTGGAGCAAATGTGTCCGTTATTTCTAAAGATGAATCAGAACTGGCAAGAATTTATGAAAAAGGATGGCAAGCATATCACTTAGCGCAAGTAGAAGATTATATGGATGATTGTCAAATATTAATCAACACTATTCCAGCGAAAGTAGTGGATAAGAAATTGTTGGAAAAAATGAATAATCAAGCAATCATTATCGATTTAGCTTCAAAACCAGGTGGTATTGATTTTGATTTCGCCAAAACAAGGGGGATCGAGGCTATCCATGCATTAGGCTTGCCGGGCATGGTAGCTCCGAAAACCGCTGGAGAAATACTCGCTAACACCATTGCCAAATTACTATTTGCTTCCTGA
- a CDS encoding dipicolinate synthase subunit B has translation MDLKGKKIGFGLTGSHCTYAAVFPQMEKLIDLGAEIVPVVSNTFKDTDSKFGKAADHMDQIREITGREPIATIVDAEPLGPIEPLDLMVLAPLTGNSMSRLANAITDGAVLMATKATIRNGNPVVIGVSTNDALGLNGVNLMRLMATKLMYFVPFGQDDPVKKPNSMVSDMTLIPETVQHALEFKQFQPVIIERNKK, from the coding sequence ATGGATTTAAAAGGGAAAAAAATCGGCTTTGGTTTAACAGGATCTCATTGTACTTATGCAGCGGTTTTTCCTCAAATGGAAAAATTAATTGATTTAGGGGCGGAAATAGTGCCAGTAGTTTCGAATACATTTAAAGACACGGATAGTAAATTTGGTAAAGCAGCGGATCATATGGATCAAATTCGAGAAATTACAGGAAGAGAACCAATTGCTACAATTGTTGATGCAGAGCCTCTTGGACCGATAGAGCCTTTAGATTTGATGGTTTTAGCTCCATTAACAGGTAATTCAATGAGCAGATTAGCAAATGCTATTACGGACGGTGCAGTACTAATGGCTACAAAAGCAACAATCAGAAATGGAAACCCTGTAGTAATCGGGGTATCAACAAATGATGCTCTAGGACTTAACGGCGTCAACTTGATGAGATTGATGGCAACGAAGCTTATGTACTTTGTTCCGTTTGGTCAGGATGATCCCGTTAAGAAACCCAATTCTATGGTGTCGGATATGACATTAATTCCCGAAACGGTTCAGCACGCCTTAGAATTCAAACAGTTTCAACCAGTAATTATTGAACGAAACAAAAAGTAA